The proteins below come from a single Providencia rettgeri genomic window:
- a CDS encoding DUF4365 domain-containing protein, with product MRSETHITETEAKKIVNNQIPSDKWVLRSIDERDYGTDFMIEIFENNNPTGDCFFVQSKGTVSSFDETVKLSFPVKTIKYALLFNVPFFIFYTSIPSNETKYIWLQKYVEIHLNNKNKKWQQQESVTITFPEENDLSSNIEKVNELLTNHRATSQSLAFLKVYEELVFHARNVLSGEFGVGHTCVIYCYKLAKLNWLINYLASNTCVNIERMSIFNMKDAFEEIASTNIIDNENRNIITEQLKLLSELKQIIISTESREELGCENYGLFPF from the coding sequence ATGAGATCTGAAACGCACATTACCGAAACAGAAGCAAAAAAAATTGTTAATAACCAGATACCTAGCGATAAGTGGGTGTTACGTTCAATTGATGAACGTGACTATGGGACAGACTTCATGATTGAAATATTTGAAAACAATAATCCAACGGGTGATTGTTTTTTTGTACAATCTAAAGGAACTGTCAGTTCATTTGATGAAACTGTAAAACTAAGTTTTCCTGTTAAAACAATAAAATACGCATTATTATTTAACGTTCCTTTTTTTATATTTTACACATCAATACCATCAAATGAAACTAAATACATATGGTTACAAAAGTATGTGGAAATACACCTTAATAATAAAAATAAAAAATGGCAGCAACAAGAATCAGTGACAATCACATTCCCTGAAGAAAATGATCTATCCTCGAATATTGAAAAAGTAAATGAACTATTAACGAATCACCGCGCAACGTCACAAAGTTTAGCATTTCTAAAAGTATATGAAGAACTAGTGTTTCACGCTAGAAATGTTTTATCTGGTGAATTTGGAGTGGGTCATACTTGTGTTATTTACTGTTACAAATTAGCAAAATTAAATTGGTTAATTAATTATCTAGCATCTAATACTTGTGTGAATATCGAAAGAATGAGTATTTTCAATATGAAAGATGCATTTGAAGAAATTGCAAGTACAAATATTATTGACAATGAAAACAGGAACATAATTACTGAACAATTAAAATTATTGAGCGAATTGAAACAAATTATTATATCAACAGAATCAAGGGAAGAACTAGGCTGTGAAAATTACGGTTTATTCCCATTTTAA
- a CDS encoding Hok/Gef family protein has protein sequence MSKFALIGLITVCITVLCFSLLMRDRLCSLNFTSGGTVVQATLSCN, from the coding sequence ATGAGCAAATTTGCCCTGATAGGGCTGATTACTGTGTGTATCACAGTTCTGTGCTTCTCTTTGTTAATGCGTGATCGTTTATGTTCACTCAATTTTACAAGCGGAGGTACGGTGGTTCAGGCAACACTATCATGTAATTAG
- a CDS encoding tyrosine-type recombinase/integrase has translation MGELILRDGVTSIVDVNNMTKNTHNPATSYLLRLRSKQSQKTMRSCLVSVVKLFRSTDPFTFDWSIMDRDSVQLVLQKLLLEKKTPNSINLVLSAIKGVAEEARASRIIDSDTYQDIRTVRRIRGNRIGRGRSLSSSEIIAIYQYLDSQNSAVSIRDAAIVSLMLGCGLRRAEVTLLDIDDINFDNNAVKIMGKGNKERTNFMPNDTVRRTRMWIETVRGDHAGAIFTRIRKNDDVTCDRITTDGLRYIIEKLVKDSNSESFTPHDCRRTYGTKLLELGEDLLTVREAMGHSSVATTQRYDKRGITRLEAAARNLIY, from the coding sequence ATGGGAGAGTTAATATTACGTGACGGTGTAACAAGTATTGTTGATGTCAATAACATGACGAAAAACACCCACAATCCAGCGACCAGTTATTTGTTACGGCTGCGTTCCAAGCAGAGTCAAAAGACAATGCGCTCCTGCCTTGTATCGGTGGTCAAATTATTTCGGTCTACCGACCCGTTCACCTTTGATTGGTCCATCATGGATCGGGATTCAGTCCAGTTGGTACTCCAAAAATTGCTACTGGAGAAAAAGACCCCAAATAGTATCAACTTGGTTCTGAGTGCCATTAAAGGCGTTGCTGAAGAAGCCAGAGCATCACGGATCATCGACAGTGATACCTATCAGGATATTCGCACCGTCAGGCGCATCCGTGGTAATCGCATTGGCAGAGGCAGATCACTGAGTAGTAGCGAAATAATTGCGATTTATCAGTATCTTGACAGCCAAAATTCCGCTGTTTCGATACGTGATGCTGCGATTGTTTCGTTAATGCTCGGGTGTGGTTTACGGCGTGCAGAAGTTACTTTATTAGATATTGATGATATCAATTTTGATAATAATGCCGTTAAAATCATGGGAAAGGGTAATAAAGAAAGAACAAATTTCATGCCAAATGATACTGTACGGCGTACTCGCATGTGGATAGAAACCGTCAGAGGGGATCATGCCGGTGCAATTTTCACCCGTATACGTAAAAATGATGATGTAACATGCGATAGAATAACCACAGATGGTTTACGATATATTATTGAAAAATTAGTAAAAGATTCAAATTCTGAGTCATTTACACCCCATGACTGCCGCCGAACATATGGAACAAAACTGTTAGAGCTTGGTGAGGACCTGTTAACTGTCAGGGAGGCTATGGGGCACAGTAGCGTAGCGACCACACAGCGGTATGACAAACGAGGTATAACACGCTTAGAAGCTGCTGCAAGGAATCTTATATACTAA
- the mazF gene encoding endoribonuclease MazF codes for MVSRYVPDSGDLIWIDFDPVEGHEQGGHRPAVVLSPFAYNNKVGLLLCVPCTTKGKGYPFECELSNERDSYALADQVTCVDWRARKVTKKGKVEASELAEIKAKAKALIG; via the coding sequence ATGGTATCTCGATACGTACCTGATTCTGGCGATTTGATTTGGATTGACTTTGATCCAGTTGAAGGACATGAGCAGGGCGGTCATCGTCCAGCAGTTGTCCTTAGCCCTTTTGCATACAATAATAAAGTAGGGCTCTTACTATGCGTACCATGTACAACTAAAGGCAAAGGCTATCCATTTGAATGCGAACTCTCGAACGAAAGAGACAGCTACGCATTAGCGGATCAAGTTACATGTGTTGACTGGAGAGCTCGTAAAGTTACTAAAAAGGGCAAAGTGGAGGCATCAGAACTGGCAGAGATAAAAGCTAAAGCAAAGGCGTTAATAGGATAG
- a CDS encoding AbrB/MazE/SpoVT family DNA-binding domain-containing protein encodes MAQVTVKKWGNSPSVRLPVAIMQKAALSVDDTVEIAVEEGRIIITPVKAVEYSLDNLLAGITPENIHEKVDFGARTGKELI; translated from the coding sequence ATGGCTCAGGTCACAGTAAAAAAATGGGGCAATAGCCCGTCTGTACGGCTTCCTGTTGCAATCATGCAAAAAGCGGCACTTAGCGTTGATGATACGGTTGAAATAGCGGTAGAAGAAGGTCGTATCATCATTACGCCAGTTAAAGCGGTAGAATACTCATTAGATAATTTGTTAGCCGGTATCACACCGGAGAATATCCATGAGAAAGTAGACTTCGGAGCTCGAACAGGTAAGGAATTAATTTAA